Proteins encoded within one genomic window of Streptomyces sp. NBC_00523:
- a CDS encoding phage tail protein, whose translation MRTGVPGLPTPHPLSDQLPAVYLEQDFLRRFLTALDDVLAPVLLTIDNLPAHLDPRSAPDDFLAWLAQWVAAESPEDGPVERRRETVRGAVARHARRGTAGGLAEAVRLATGADPEVTESGGTAWSTGPGTTLPGAPRPWVTIRVREGRERPVDRARLEELISTEVPAHVGFTLEILPSDGGAGGATR comes from the coding sequence ATGCGCACCGGCGTCCCCGGGCTCCCCACCCCGCACCCCCTCAGCGACCAGCTCCCCGCCGTCTACCTGGAGCAGGACTTCCTCCGCCGCTTCCTCACCGCCCTGGACGACGTCCTCGCCCCGGTCCTGCTCACCATCGACAACCTTCCCGCCCACCTGGACCCGCGCAGCGCCCCCGACGACTTCCTGGCCTGGCTGGCGCAGTGGGTGGCGGCGGAGTCCCCCGAGGACGGACCGGTCGAGCGGCGCCGTGAGACCGTACGCGGCGCGGTGGCCCGGCACGCCCGGCGCGGGACGGCGGGCGGCCTCGCCGAGGCGGTGCGCCTGGCCACCGGCGCGGACCCCGAGGTCACGGAGAGCGGCGGTACCGCCTGGTCCACCGGACCCGGCACCACGCTTCCTGGCGCGCCGCGCCCCTGGGTGACGATCCGGGTCCGGGAGGGGCGCGAACGGCCCGTCGACCGGGCCCGGCTGGAAGAACTCATCAGCACGGAGGTGCCGGCCCACGTGGGTTTCACGCTGGAGATCCTGCCCTCGGACGGGGGCGCGGGGGGTGCGACGCGGTGA
- a CDS encoding NADase-type glycan-binding domain-containing protein, translated as MNPLPAIPPQRPPNPAFRAQDPDRPGPSPRTPSGAAPRRPGDRPDVPPGPSAWTPDASAPEPPAVPVGGAPVRCPGCGTENAPDRTLCVRCALLLDPGAPPEARPPWWRRLFRRGPARGHEAGARPRRRRRGPRLGIPLALLLVLVGVWFALPHLSGLLGLAKEETGAPESMPPSACHASSAAPGHAAAAAVDGFNNRYWAPKATGAGAGEFLECTFDAPVRLRKMVVFPGTSTRADEYLTQARPSRLIAELTAEDGTKSTKTIRLADQAGQQTFDVRGSQTVRIRLTVDSAYGTGKGRRVAVAEVEFFGHRS; from the coding sequence GTGAACCCCCTCCCCGCCATCCCGCCGCAACGCCCGCCGAACCCCGCGTTCCGCGCCCAGGACCCGGACCGCCCGGGCCCGTCACCCCGTACGCCGTCCGGCGCCGCACCCCGCCGCCCCGGCGACCGGCCGGATGTGCCGCCCGGCCCCTCGGCCTGGACGCCCGACGCGTCCGCGCCCGAGCCGCCCGCCGTACCGGTCGGGGGCGCGCCCGTCCGGTGCCCCGGCTGCGGCACCGAGAACGCCCCCGACCGCACCCTGTGCGTCCGGTGCGCCCTGCTCCTCGACCCCGGAGCCCCGCCGGAGGCACGCCCGCCCTGGTGGCGCCGCCTCTTCCGCCGGGGCCCGGCGCGGGGCCACGAGGCCGGGGCGCGTCCGCGACGCCGCCGACGGGGGCCGAGGCTCGGGATCCCCCTCGCGCTGCTCCTGGTCCTGGTGGGGGTGTGGTTCGCGCTGCCCCACCTGTCCGGGCTGCTGGGCCTCGCCAAGGAGGAGACCGGCGCGCCGGAGTCGATGCCGCCCTCCGCGTGCCACGCGTCGAGCGCGGCTCCCGGGCATGCCGCGGCCGCCGCCGTGGACGGCTTCAACAACCGGTACTGGGCGCCCAAGGCCACCGGCGCCGGGGCGGGGGAGTTCCTGGAGTGCACCTTCGACGCGCCGGTCCGGCTGCGGAAGATGGTGGTGTTCCCCGGCACCTCGACGCGCGCGGACGAGTACCTGACGCAGGCCCGGCCGTCCAGGCTCATCGCCGAACTGACCGCGGAGGACGGCACCAAGAGCACGAAGACGATCCGGCTCGCCGATCAGGCGGGCCAGCAGACCTTCGACGTACGGGGCTCGCAGACCGTCCGCATCCGGCTCACGGTCGACTCCGCGTACGGCACCGGCAAGGGGCGCCGGGTGGCGGTCGCCGAGGTCGAGTTCTTCGGCCACCGCTCCTGA
- a CDS encoding flavodoxin family protein, producing MPTLLIVHHTPSPNCQALFEAVVSGATTDEIEGLRVVRRAALAATASDVLEADGLLLGTPANLGYMSGALKHFFDQIYYPCLDTTQGRPFGYYVHGGNDVTGAVRGIETIATGLGWRRAAEAVKVTGEPSRADTEACWELGAVLAAGLTE from the coding sequence GTGCCCACTCTCCTGATCGTGCATCACACGCCCTCGCCGAACTGCCAGGCCCTCTTCGAGGCCGTCGTCTCCGGAGCGACGACGGACGAGATCGAGGGCCTACGCGTCGTACGGCGCGCCGCGCTCGCCGCGACGGCGTCCGACGTCCTCGAAGCGGACGGGCTGCTCCTCGGCACCCCGGCGAACCTCGGCTACATGTCCGGGGCGCTCAAGCACTTCTTCGACCAGATCTACTACCCGTGCCTCGACACCACCCAGGGCCGCCCCTTCGGCTACTACGTGCACGGCGGCAACGACGTCACGGGCGCCGTGCGCGGCATCGAGACGATCGCCACCGGCCTCGGCTGGCGCCGCGCGGCGGAGGCCGTGAAGGTGACGGGCGAGCCGAGCAGGGCCGACACCGAGGCGTGCTGGGAGCTGGGCGCCGTACTGGCGGCGGGCCTGACCGAATAA
- a CDS encoding AAA family ATPase, whose product MPVSTLSALPTASQLDIAGALTTLLRDTTTEARPDTQLEALTLAVAADLPVLLWGEPGIGKTAALTQLADDLGLPLTTVIASVHEPSDFSGLPVVGDDPAEQGVPMAPPDWAVRLVRAGHGLLFLDELSTAPPAVQAALLRLVLERRVGALQLPPGVRIVAAANPRSSAADGWELSPPLANRFVHLQWTHDQDVVVRGLGGTWPRATLPRLRPERLGEAVDFARRAVCGLLAARPALVHRLPSGETRRGGPWPSPRSWDMTLTLIAFATAAGVSRDVLSLLVRGTVGDGPGLELLAAVDRLDLPDPETLLADPAAAVLPERGDLRQAVLDGVVAAVRNRLDRSRWDAAWTLLVRAVETGAPDLVVVPATTLAALRREEWDVPPSIEALTGVVSVSRRAEDAAARAAVATKGRR is encoded by the coding sequence ATGCCCGTAAGCACCCTTTCCGCCCTGCCCACGGCCTCCCAGCTCGACATCGCCGGGGCGCTGACCACCCTGCTGCGCGACACGACGACCGAGGCGCGCCCCGACACCCAACTGGAAGCCCTGACGCTGGCCGTCGCCGCCGACCTGCCCGTGCTTCTGTGGGGCGAGCCGGGCATCGGCAAGACCGCCGCCCTCACCCAGCTCGCCGACGACCTCGGGCTGCCCCTCACCACGGTCATCGCCAGCGTGCACGAGCCGTCCGACTTCTCCGGGCTGCCCGTCGTCGGTGACGACCCGGCGGAACAGGGCGTCCCCATGGCACCGCCGGACTGGGCCGTGCGGCTGGTCCGGGCCGGGCACGGACTGCTCTTCCTGGACGAACTGTCCACGGCCCCGCCCGCCGTGCAGGCCGCCCTCCTCCGCCTCGTACTCGAACGGCGTGTCGGTGCGCTCCAACTGCCGCCCGGAGTACGGATCGTGGCCGCCGCCAACCCCCGTTCGTCGGCGGCCGACGGCTGGGAGCTGAGCCCGCCGCTCGCCAACCGGTTCGTCCACCTCCAGTGGACCCACGACCAGGACGTCGTCGTACGCGGTCTCGGCGGGACCTGGCCCCGGGCGACCCTGCCCCGGCTCCGGCCCGAACGCCTCGGCGAGGCCGTCGACTTCGCCCGTCGCGCGGTGTGCGGACTCCTCGCGGCCCGTCCCGCGCTCGTCCATCGGCTGCCCAGCGGCGAGACCCGCAGGGGCGGCCCCTGGCCGTCGCCCCGGAGCTGGGACATGACCCTCACCCTGATCGCCTTCGCCACCGCCGCCGGAGTCTCCCGCGATGTGCTCTCGCTGCTCGTCCGGGGCACGGTCGGGGACGGTCCGGGGCTCGAACTCCTCGCGGCCGTCGACCGTTTGGACCTCCCCGACCCGGAGACGCTCCTGGCCGACCCGGCGGCCGCCGTGCTGCCCGAGCGGGGGGATCTGCGGCAGGCGGTGCTCGACGGGGTGGTCGCGGCGGTGCGCAATCGCCTCGACCGGTCGCGCTGGGACGCCGCCTGGACGCTGCTGGTGCGCGCGGTCGAGACCGGGGCGCCGGACCTGGTCGTCGTCCCGGCGACGACCCTCGCCGCGCTCAGGCGGGAGGAGTGGGACGTGCCCCCGTCGATCGAGGCGCTGACGGGAGTCGTGTCGGTGTCACGCCGCGCCGAGGACGCGGCGGCCCGGGCCGCCGTGGCGACGAAGGGCCGCCGGTGA
- a CDS encoding vWA domain-containing protein: MTGGELDRDKLFAARLQAVRARPFLATALFALHVVESRRVPTMAVDRYWRCYVSPWFVDRTPVEELAGAWVHEVSHLLRDHHGRGDRFARQEGLTGPGERLRMNIAADCEINDDVYGDGLAAPEGAVWPGTLGLPEGKLMEEYLRLFRLGSRTQDFAWLDCGSGSDGLDREWDLGPDGAHGLSEQERDAVRFRVAQGITGRPGHAPRAWKRWAEEAFHPPQAWRDLLGAAVRSAVSGPGAGDDYSYGRPSRRSAGLPGVILPSLRRRPPRVSVVIDTSGSVSDAELGSALLEVSAITRAVGGRRDLVSVLSCDAAARVVHPLCRAEGIPLVGGGGTDLRTGFARALRTHPRPDVVVALTDGQTPWPSDRPACRTVVGLFDRPDRGSWVEDDPDYVPDSPPAWARVVNIG, encoded by the coding sequence GTGACCGGGGGCGAGCTGGACCGCGACAAGCTCTTCGCGGCCCGGTTGCAGGCCGTCAGGGCCCGCCCGTTCCTGGCGACGGCGCTGTTCGCCCTCCACGTGGTCGAGTCGCGGCGCGTCCCGACGATGGCCGTCGACCGCTACTGGCGGTGCTACGTGTCGCCGTGGTTCGTGGACCGCACACCGGTGGAGGAGCTCGCCGGGGCGTGGGTGCACGAGGTGTCGCACCTGCTGCGCGACCACCACGGGCGCGGCGACCGGTTCGCGCGCCAGGAGGGGCTGACCGGGCCCGGGGAGCGGTTGCGGATGAACATCGCGGCCGACTGCGAGATCAACGACGACGTGTACGGGGACGGGCTGGCCGCCCCCGAGGGCGCCGTGTGGCCCGGGACGCTGGGGCTCCCCGAGGGAAAGCTGATGGAGGAGTACCTGCGCCTGTTCCGGCTCGGGTCCCGTACGCAGGACTTCGCCTGGCTGGACTGCGGCAGCGGCTCCGACGGGCTCGACCGGGAGTGGGACCTCGGACCCGACGGCGCGCACGGGCTCAGCGAGCAGGAACGCGACGCGGTGCGCTTCCGGGTCGCCCAGGGCATCACCGGCCGCCCGGGCCATGCGCCGAGGGCGTGGAAACGGTGGGCGGAGGAGGCGTTCCACCCGCCCCAGGCCTGGCGCGACCTGCTGGGAGCCGCCGTCCGGTCGGCCGTGTCCGGCCCCGGTGCGGGCGACGACTACTCGTACGGGCGTCCTTCGCGGCGCTCGGCCGGGCTGCCCGGGGTGATCCTGCCGAGCCTGCGGCGCAGACCACCGCGCGTCTCCGTGGTCATTGACACCTCGGGCTCGGTCAGCGATGCCGAGCTGGGCAGCGCGCTGCTTGAAGTGTCCGCGATTACCCGTGCAGTGGGCGGCCGCCGGGACCTGGTCTCGGTCCTGTCCTGCGACGCGGCCGCCCGGGTCGTGCACCCGCTGTGCCGCGCGGAGGGCATCCCGCTCGTGGGCGGCGGCGGAACCGATCTGCGTACGGGCTTCGCAAGGGCGCTGCGGACGCACCCCCGGCCCGATGTCGTCGTGGCCCTGACCGACGGCCAGACCCCGTGGCCCTCGGACCGGCCCGCGTGCCGGACGGTGGTGGGCCTCTTCGACCGGCCGGACCGGGGCTCCTGGGTCGAGGACGACCCCGACTACGTACCGGACTCGCCGCCCGCGTGGGCGCGCGTCGTCAACATCGGCTAG
- a CDS encoding TetR/AcrR family transcriptional regulator, with protein MRDARSTPTRPDAQRNRERILAVALAELTRAADTPVSVIARKAGVGQGTFYRNFPHREALVLEVYRYEMRQVADAAAQLLADRPADRALREWLDRLARYAMAKAGLADALRAATSGHGSLAQVGHGPVTEAIALLLAANEAAGTLRAGVTPDDFLLAIAGLWQLDPHSDWQPRAARLFDLVTDGLRAGTPGVERMTRHPDQRAAD; from the coding sequence GTGCGGGACGCGAGGAGCACGCCCACGCGCCCGGACGCGCAGCGCAACCGCGAACGCATCCTGGCGGTCGCGCTCGCCGAGCTGACCCGGGCCGCGGACACCCCGGTGAGCGTGATCGCGCGGAAGGCCGGCGTCGGCCAGGGCACGTTCTACCGCAACTTCCCGCACCGCGAGGCGCTGGTCCTTGAGGTGTACCGGTACGAGATGCGGCAGGTCGCCGACGCGGCGGCCCAGCTGCTCGCCGACCGCCCGGCCGACCGCGCCCTGCGCGAGTGGCTGGACCGCCTCGCCCGGTACGCCATGGCGAAGGCGGGCCTCGCGGACGCCCTGCGCGCGGCGACCAGCGGGCACGGCAGCCTGGCGCAGGTCGGCCACGGTCCGGTGACCGAGGCGATCGCGCTCCTGCTGGCGGCGAACGAGGCGGCGGGCACGCTACGCGCCGGGGTGACCCCGGACGACTTCCTCCTCGCCATAGCGGGCCTGTGGCAACTGGACCCGCACAGCGACTGGCAGCCCCGCGCCGCCCGCCTCTTCGACCTGGTGACGGACGGGCTGCGGGCGGGGACGCCGGGTGTCGAACGCATGACCCGTCACCCGGATCAACGGGCTGCCGACTAG
- a CDS encoding 2Fe-2S iron-sulfur cluster-binding protein encodes MAPSTSSAVTLRVNGEKYTLTVDHRTTLLDALRERLDLTGTKKGCDQGQCGACTVLLDGRRAVACLQLAVAAEGREITTIEGVADGDRLHPVQQAFLDLDGYQCGYCTPGQICSALAVIEEHAAGWPSAVTEDVRAGAPALTADEIRERMSGNLCRCGAYAQIVQAVARAADQAKEAVA; translated from the coding sequence ATGGCCCCATCGACGTCCAGCGCCGTCACCCTGCGCGTCAACGGCGAAAAATACACGCTGACCGTCGACCACCGCACCACCCTCCTCGACGCGCTGCGCGAGCGGCTCGACCTGACCGGTACCAAGAAGGGGTGCGACCAGGGCCAGTGCGGCGCCTGTACGGTGCTGCTCGACGGCCGCAGGGCCGTGGCCTGCCTCCAGCTCGCGGTGGCGGCCGAAGGGCGCGAGATCACCACCATCGAGGGCGTCGCGGACGGCGACCGCCTGCACCCCGTGCAGCAGGCGTTCCTGGACCTCGACGGCTACCAGTGCGGCTACTGCACCCCGGGCCAGATCTGCTCCGCCCTCGCGGTCATCGAGGAGCACGCCGCCGGCTGGCCCAGCGCCGTCACCGAGGACGTGCGGGCCGGGGCGCCCGCGCTCACCGCCGACGAGATCCGTGAGCGCATGAGCGGCAACCTCTGCCGCTGCGGGGCGTACGCACAGATCGTGCAGGCGGTCGCCCGCGCTGCCGACCAGGCCAAGGAGGCGGTCGCATGA
- a CDS encoding FAD binding domain-containing protein has product MREFGYERAHDVAGAVALLGTDPGARLLGGGTNLVDLMKAGVERPSLLIDVRELPLDEVRFSPEDGLRIGATVTNSDLAAHPEVRRHYPALSQALLAGASGQLRNMATVGGNLLQRTRCGYFADLAKPCNKRAPGTGCPARAGDHRNHAILGASEHCVATHPSDMAVALAAFDAVVSYETADGPGDLPVEEFYLPVGDTPHIETALPAGAVITGVTLPPAPAAAHSRYRKVRERASYAFAIGSVAAALDVRDGVVRDVRLAFGAVASRPWRARIAERALTGGPADGTAFAAAAEAELAAARPLPENGYKVTLMRNLVVAELTRLTEEAAR; this is encoded by the coding sequence ATGAGGGAGTTCGGCTACGAACGAGCCCATGACGTCGCCGGAGCGGTGGCCCTCCTCGGCACCGACCCCGGCGCCCGGCTCCTCGGCGGCGGCACCAACCTGGTCGACCTGATGAAGGCGGGCGTGGAGCGCCCCAGCCTCCTCATCGACGTACGGGAACTCCCTCTGGACGAGGTCCGGTTCAGCCCCGAGGACGGCCTGCGCATCGGTGCCACCGTCACCAACAGCGACCTGGCGGCCCACCCCGAGGTACGGCGTCACTATCCGGCCCTGTCCCAGGCGCTGCTCGCCGGGGCGTCCGGGCAGCTGCGCAACATGGCCACCGTCGGCGGCAACCTCCTCCAGCGCACCCGCTGCGGCTACTTCGCCGACCTCGCCAAACCCTGCAACAAACGGGCCCCCGGCACCGGCTGCCCCGCCCGCGCGGGCGACCACCGCAACCACGCCATCCTCGGCGCGTCGGAGCACTGCGTCGCCACGCACCCCTCCGACATGGCGGTCGCGCTCGCGGCGTTCGACGCGGTCGTCTCGTACGAAACGGCCGACGGACCGGGCGACTTGCCGGTCGAGGAGTTCTACCTTCCGGTGGGCGACACCCCGCACATCGAGACCGCGCTCCCCGCCGGAGCCGTGATCACCGGCGTCACGCTGCCGCCCGCCCCGGCCGCCGCGCACTCCCGCTACCGCAAGGTGCGCGAGCGTGCCTCGTACGCCTTCGCGATCGGCTCGGTCGCCGCCGCCCTCGACGTACGCGACGGAGTCGTCCGCGACGTCCGCCTCGCGTTCGGGGCCGTCGCCTCCCGGCCGTGGCGGGCCCGCATCGCCGAACGGGCACTGACCGGCGGCCCGGCCGACGGGACCGCGTTCGCCGCGGCGGCCGAGGCCGAACTGGCCGCCGCCCGGCCGCTGCCCGAGAACGGCTACAAGGTGACGCTGATGCGCAACCTCGTCGTCGCCGAGCTCACCCGACTCACCGAGGAGGCCGCCCGATGA
- a CDS encoding xanthine dehydrogenase family protein molybdopterin-binding subunit — protein sequence MTTTTGTTTATGAVGSGRARVEGRDKVTGTARYAGEIPFARLAHGWLVLSTIARGRITAVADEPVLALPGVLTVLHHGNAPRVDTGYVGMLGRPNPVVGLFQHDRVPFVGWPVALVVAETPEQAREAAEALVVNYEEEPHDVAFRAGRADAYRPEDSPMVRADTEKGDLRARIDGAAFVVDAEYTTPEEHHCSMEPHAATARWDDGRLDVTDSNQGSSWVAGELTQLFSLDPASVRVRSEHIGGAFGSKGLSVHQVAAVMATTALHRPVRVVMTRRQMFSLVGYRSPTAQRVRVAADADGRLCAFDHEALNLTSHVHEFIETSAVLGRVLYDADAHRTRHRILRLDVPTPTWMRAPGEAPGSFAIESALDELAEKCGVDPLALRARNEPVTGPVSGLPFSSRNLLACFEEGARRFGWADRDPRPGLRRDGRWLLGTGTAAASYPSGVGRSTAAVTAEADGTFTVRVNASDIGTGARTAMTLVAAEALRADPDLVRVRIGDSDLGHAMIAGGSTGTRSWGWAVRLAAADLRERLALGGGIPPEGITARADTADAIAALPQQERHSFGAQFAEVAVDVTTGEVRARRLLGIFAAGRIVNPLTARSQLIGGMTWGLSMALHEEAVRDVATGGHVNADLAGYHVASHADVPLIEADWVDDPVPGDPVGIKGIGEIGIVGVAAAIANAVWHATGVRHRALPIRPDRVLRAAADTP from the coding sequence ATGACCACGACGACCGGCACCACCACCGCCACCGGAGCCGTGGGTTCGGGCCGTGCCCGGGTGGAGGGCCGCGACAAGGTCACCGGCACCGCCCGTTACGCGGGCGAGATCCCCTTCGCCCGGCTCGCCCACGGCTGGCTGGTCCTCTCCACGATCGCCCGGGGCCGGATCACCGCCGTGGCGGACGAGCCCGTCCTCGCCCTGCCGGGCGTGCTCACCGTCCTCCACCACGGGAACGCCCCGCGCGTCGACACCGGCTACGTGGGCATGCTCGGCCGCCCCAACCCGGTCGTCGGGCTCTTCCAGCACGACCGGGTGCCGTTCGTGGGCTGGCCGGTGGCCCTCGTGGTGGCCGAGACCCCCGAACAGGCCCGGGAGGCCGCCGAAGCGCTGGTCGTCAACTACGAGGAGGAACCGCACGACGTGGCGTTCCGCGCCGGGCGCGCCGACGCCTACCGGCCCGAGGACTCCCCGATGGTGCGGGCCGACACGGAGAAGGGGGACCTCCGGGCGCGGATCGACGGAGCCGCCTTCGTCGTGGACGCGGAGTACACGACGCCGGAGGAACACCACTGCTCGATGGAGCCGCACGCCGCGACCGCCCGCTGGGACGACGGCCGGCTCGACGTCACGGACTCCAACCAGGGCAGCTCCTGGGTGGCCGGAGAACTCACCCAGCTCTTCTCGCTCGACCCGGCCTCGGTGCGCGTGCGCTCCGAACACATCGGCGGAGCCTTCGGATCGAAGGGCCTGAGCGTCCATCAGGTCGCCGCCGTCATGGCGACCACCGCCCTCCACCGGCCCGTACGCGTCGTCATGACCCGCCGTCAGATGTTTTCGCTCGTCGGCTACCGCAGCCCCACCGCCCAGCGCGTCAGGGTCGCGGCAGACGCCGACGGCCGACTCTGCGCCTTCGACCACGAGGCGCTGAACCTCACGTCCCACGTGCATGAGTTCATCGAGACGAGCGCCGTGCTCGGCCGGGTGCTGTACGACGCCGACGCGCACCGCACCCGGCACCGGATCCTGCGGCTCGACGTGCCCACGCCGACGTGGATGCGCGCCCCCGGCGAGGCACCCGGCTCCTTCGCCATCGAGTCGGCCCTCGACGAACTCGCCGAGAAGTGCGGCGTGGACCCCCTCGCCCTGCGGGCGCGCAACGAACCCGTCACCGGACCCGTCTCCGGCCTGCCGTTCAGCAGCCGCAACCTGCTCGCCTGCTTCGAGGAGGGCGCCCGCCGGTTCGGCTGGGCGGACCGCGATCCGCGCCCCGGCCTGCGCCGCGATGGGCGCTGGCTGCTCGGGACCGGGACGGCCGCCGCCTCCTACCCCTCGGGCGTCGGCCGCTCCACCGCCGCCGTCACCGCCGAGGCCGACGGCACCTTCACCGTACGGGTCAACGCGTCGGACATCGGCACCGGCGCCCGCACCGCCATGACACTCGTCGCCGCCGAAGCGCTCCGGGCGGACCCGGACCTGGTGCGGGTGCGCATCGGCGACAGCGACCTGGGCCACGCGATGATCGCGGGCGGCTCCACCGGCACCCGCTCCTGGGGCTGGGCGGTGCGCCTCGCGGCGGCCGACCTCCGCGAACGGCTCGCACTGGGCGGCGGCATCCCGCCCGAGGGGATCACCGCCCGCGCGGACACCGCCGACGCCATCGCCGCCCTGCCGCAGCAGGAACGGCATTCATTCGGCGCCCAGTTCGCCGAGGTCGCCGTCGACGTCACCACCGGCGAGGTCCGGGCCCGCCGCCTGCTGGGCATCTTCGCGGCGGGCAGGATCGTCAACCCCCTCACCGCCCGCAGCCAGCTCATCGGCGGCATGACCTGGGGCCTGTCCATGGCGCTCCACGAGGAAGCGGTCCGCGACGTGGCGACCGGCGGCCACGTCAACGCCGACCTCGCCGGATACCACGTCGCCTCCCACGCCGATGTGCCGCTCATCGAGGCGGACTGGGTGGACGACCCGGTGCCCGGCGACCCCGTCGGCATCAAGGGCATCGGCGAGATCGGCATCGTGGGCGTCGCCGCCGCCATCGCCAACGCGGTGTGGCACGCGACGGGCGTACGCCACCGCGCACTGCCGATCCGCCCGGACCGCGTCCTGCGAGCGGCGGCCGACACCCCCTAA
- a CDS encoding ABC-F family ATP-binding cassette domain-containing protein, whose protein sequence is MSSALHAHDLVRVLGTKRVLDGVSLTASPGDRIGLIGENGVGKSTLLRLLAGVDEPDAGQVTRPEDVGFLHQEMPFDADSTLAGVLDDALREARADLAELDRLSGLLSRTPEDAPEHAELLETYGGRLEQAEEREVWDADRRAAVVLDGLGLGSLPHGRTIRSLSGGQRGRLALAALLVRRPAALILDEPTNHLDDEAAAFVEEQLRTMPGPVVVAGHDRAFLDAVCTDLIDLDPAVDGPVRYGGGYSAYLAEKRAERARWERRYAEEQEEIGELRRSAAVTARQVAPDRGPRDSEKMGYGVRAGRVQSQIARRVRNATRRLDEAERGQVAEPPSPLRFRYPERARPSEPGTLVSLRGVRFPGRLAIDELDVGASDRLLVTGGNGTGKSTLIAVLAGRPVAFGEVVRRPGLTVGVLAQDSVFARPDRTVADTYVRVLGADRAELVPLVSLGLLREADLGKEVRQLSAGQRRRLALALLMARPPELLLLDEPTNHLSPALCDELEEALGPGPGAVVVASHDRWLRRRWRGRAVRLGD, encoded by the coding sequence ATGAGCAGCGCCCTCCATGCCCACGACCTGGTCCGCGTCCTCGGTACGAAGCGTGTCCTGGACGGGGTTTCACTCACCGCGTCGCCCGGCGACCGCATCGGCCTCATCGGTGAGAACGGTGTCGGCAAGTCGACACTCCTGCGGCTGCTCGCCGGGGTGGACGAGCCCGACGCCGGGCAGGTGACCCGCCCCGAAGATGTGGGGTTCCTGCACCAGGAGATGCCGTTCGACGCGGACTCCACCCTCGCGGGCGTCCTGGACGACGCGCTGCGCGAGGCGCGGGCCGATCTCGCCGAGCTGGACCGGCTCTCCGGTCTGCTCTCCCGTACGCCGGAGGACGCTCCGGAGCACGCCGAGCTCCTGGAGACGTACGGCGGACGGCTCGAACAGGCGGAGGAGCGGGAGGTCTGGGACGCCGACCGGCGCGCGGCCGTCGTGCTCGACGGGCTCGGGCTCGGCTCCCTGCCGCACGGTCGGACGATCCGCTCGCTCTCGGGCGGGCAGCGCGGCCGGCTCGCGCTCGCCGCGCTGCTGGTGCGGCGGCCGGCCGCCCTGATCCTTGACGAACCGACCAACCATCTGGACGACGAGGCCGCCGCGTTCGTGGAGGAGCAGTTGCGGACGATGCCGGGACCCGTGGTGGTCGCCGGCCACGACCGGGCGTTCCTGGACGCCGTCTGCACGGACCTCATCGACCTGGATCCGGCGGTCGACGGGCCCGTACGGTACGGCGGCGGGTACAGCGCGTACTTGGCGGAGAAGCGGGCGGAGCGGGCCCGGTGGGAGCGCCGGTACGCCGAGGAGCAGGAGGAGATCGGGGAGCTGCGCCGGTCGGCGGCGGTGACCGCGCGCCAGGTCGCGCCCGACCGGGGGCCCCGCGACAGCGAGAAGATGGGGTACGGGGTGCGGGCGGGCCGGGTGCAGAGCCAGATCGCGCGCCGGGTCCGCAACGCGACCCGCCGCCTGGACGAGGCGGAGCGCGGCCAGGTCGCCGAACCGCCCAGTCCGCTGCGGTTCCGGTACCCCGAGCGGGCCCGGCCGTCCGAGCCGGGCACGCTGGTGTCCCTGCGCGGGGTGCGGTTCCCCGGCCGGCTGGCCATCGACGAGCTCGACGTCGGGGCGTCCGACCGGCTGCTGGTCACGGGCGGCAACGGCACGGGGAAGTCGACGCTGATCGCGGTGCTCGCGGGCCGGCCGGTGGCGTTCGGTGAGGTGGTCCGGCGGCCGGGTCTTACTGTCGGGGTGCTCGCGCAGGACAGCGTGTTCGCCCGGCCGGACCGTACCGTCGCCGACACCTACGTGCGGGTGCTGGGCGCCGACCGGGCGGAGCTGGTGCCGTTGGTCTCGCTCGGGCTGCTGCGCGAGGCGGACCTGGGCAAGGAGGTGCGGCAGCTGTCGGCGGGCCAGCGGCGCAGGCTCGCGCTCGCGCTGCTGATGGCCCGCCCGCCGGAGCTGCTGCTCCTTGACGAACCGACCAACCACCTCTCCCCCGCGCTGTGCGACGAGCTGGAGGAGGCGCTGGGCCCCGGACCGGGCGCGGTCGTGGTCGCCAGCCACGACCGCTGGCTGCGGCGTCGTTGGCGGGGGCGTGCGGTGCGGCTGGGTGATTAG